Sequence from the Aquimarina sp. Aq107 genome:
GCATTAGGTATTTAATAAAAAGAAAAATATAAAATGAAAAAAGTAGTAACCTTTGGAGAAGTTTTAATGCGTATAGCTCCTTTAGGGAACAAAAAATTAAAACAATCTAACCAATTAGAATACTACTTTGGTGGAACCGAAGCGAACGTAGCGATATCGCTCGCTCAATTCGGGAACAATACACAACATATTACAGCAGTATCCAACGATTTTGTTGGTGATGCAGCAAAGAGCTACTTGCAGAAACTGGGAGTAGATACTGGTTTGATTATTGACTCGCGTCATCCTCTGGGATTATACTTCCTGGAGGTTGGTGCAGTCATGCGATCAAGCACTATAGCATACAACAGATCTAATTCTGCTTTTTGCAACATAAATCCTGATGAAATTAATTGGGAAAAAGCCCTAGAAAATTGTGATTGGTTCCACTGGACAGGTATTACCCCTGCTTTATCCTTAAATGCATTTAAAGCACTAAAACAAGGACTAGAAATTGCTAATAAAAAAGGAATTACAATATCTGCTGATCCAGCATATAGAAGTGGTTTATGGAATTACGGTCATGAAGCAAAAGATATACTTAATGAATTAGTAGCGTTATCTAATATTTTTATCGGAGGTCCAAATGAAATTAATGAACTTCTAGACACTAGTTTCTCCTTTACTAATGAAGATTTTATTGAAGCCAGTAAAGCTTTATTACAAAAATATTCTAATATCAGAGGCGTGTTTGATAAAACAAGAGTTTCTCTTAATGCAAGCTGGCATAAGATAAAAGCTAGAATGTGGAATGGGCAAGAATTTTCGGAAACCAATGAATTAGAAATAACACACGTTGTTGATCGAATTGGTACTGGTGATGCTTATGCTGCAGGATTAATTCAAGGTCTATTGCACTATGATGATATAAAAGCATTACAATTTGCCAATGCATCTTGCGCTTTAAAGCATACTATAGAAGGTGATGCAAATCTAGTAACTGAGGCTGATGTCTTAAGTATCATTGAAGGTAATATATCTGGACGAATAAAAAGATAAAATGGCAAAATATACACGAATTGAAGTAGCACAAGTAATGGGAAACACAGGAGTTGTTCCCCTATTCTATCATAAAGATATTGATATTGTAAAAAAAGTGATCAAAGCTAGTTATGATGGAGGTGCACGAGTATTTGAATTTACCAATAGAGGTGATCACGCACAAGATATATTTACTGAAATATCCAAGTGGATTGAAAATGAATTACCTGGTATGATTCTAGGAATTGGATCTGTTGTTGATCCGGGTACGGCATCATTATTTATACAAAAAGGAGCAAATTTTATCGTATCCCCCATTTTAAATCCTGAAATAGCAAAAGTTTGTAATCGCAGAAAAATTGCATGGCTTCCAGGTTGTGCAACACTTACTGAAATAAATTATGCCGAGGAATTAGGAGCAGAAATCGTAAAAATATTTCCGGCAGCACAAATTGGTGGAGCTGATTTTGTCAAAGGAATAAAAGCGCCTTGTCCATGGACTAGTATAATGCCAAGTGGAGGAGTATCACCAGAAGAAAAAAACCTTACGGATTGGTTCAATGCAGGAGTGCACTGTGTAGGAATGGGATCTAAGCTCATTGCGAAGGATGAAAGTGGAAACTTTGATTATGATAAAATAACAGAATTAACTAAAAGTTCACTAAAGATTGTCAAAGATTTAAAGAGTAGCAATCATTAATTTTTCTGCATTTATCGATCTAAAGACTTATTTCGAATAACAAATTGTTAAGAAATAAAGCAAATCACATGATTTTCAATAAAAATTGTGTTAAATAAAAATAAATCTATATATTTGGTTAACCAATGTGGTTAACCAAATATAAATTTCACCCAATTATCAAAACAAGACAATTATGAAAAATTTATTACTTATCTGTATAATGTTTACGATGAGCTTCGCTTTTGCTCAAATTCCTTCGGGATCCGGAGTATATCTTAACAAACTAATTGTTAGTCCTAATGGAGATGATCTTACTAATGAGTATATCGAAATTCGCGGTACTCCTGATGCAGTTATACCATCTGATCTATATTTAATTAATGTTGAAGGTGATGGAGAAGCTAGTAGAGATGATTACGGAGAAGTTGGTGAAGTAATTCAACTAGGTGATGGAACAAGAACTTTTGGTTCTAATGGCTTTTTAGCGATTGTAGCCAACTATACGGATGAAAACACAAATGTGGTAACAACAAATCCATATACTAGTGTTATTGCAGCAGGAACAACCATAGTGACTATAGAACTTATTGGAAATGATGTTACAGGTTCTTCTAGTAGTAATGTTTCTTCATTCACACCAGATATCGGTTATGATGGAAATTTCGAAGATTGGAGTGCTACATATATGTTAGTACAAGCTCCAAGTGACCCAAGTGGTGTTGATATTGATGCAGATAATGATGGTGTTATTGATGCAACTGGAGATCATACAATGTGGACTCGTTATGATTCTGTAAGCTTTTTAGATGAAGATGATTTATTAGATTCAGGAGATAATGGTGAGTTTGGGTATGGACAAATCATAGTTGTTAGAGATTTAGCAGAAAACTCTAGTAATGGTATTTTCACTGACACAGGAGCAACTGTAATAGAAAACACAGGTAGTAATGTACATTTCTGGGGAAGACAAGGAACCTCTACAGGTTTTACTACATCGGATTGGATAGCTGCCTCATTTGATGGAACAGGTCCTAATTGGGAATTCTCAGGTAACACTGCAAGAGTATCTCCTGCAGAATTTGCAAGCTATATTATTCCTAGTGAAATATATGGAGCCCTAAATCCTACTGCTGCTACGCTATCTATTACAGAACAAGAATTAACCGACGATATTTCATTTTTCCCAAATCCAACTACTAACGTAATTAATGTAAGTTCTAAGAATGACATCATTTCATCTATTGAAGTTGTAGACGTGACTGGTAAAATATTAGTTCAAAAAGAAAATAATTTAGACGTTATTGATTTAACATCTTTCTCCACTGGATTATATTACATGAATATCTATGGTGATGGAGCTAAGATTACCAAAGCAATCGTTAAAAATTAAGAAATACTTTTTAAACAGTTTGATTTTAATTTGAGTTTAGATAATATCCTTGCATATTTTTGCAAGGATATTCCTATTAAAACCTAAATGTAATACCCCATAGATAATGAAACCTTTTACAATAATTTTTATTCTATTTATAAGTTTTGGTACTCAAGCTCAGGTAACATTAGATGCTGATGGTCCCGGCAACACCTATGAACTTATTAATAGCGTTTTTGCACCAACAAGCGGAAATGTCATAGAAGCACCCGGAATTACCGGTAGTACTTGCGATAACCATTCTACCTATTCTGGAACAGATGGAAATCGTCATATTGATGAAGTATTCAATACAGACTTAGGGGTTAATGTATTTAGATTTATCATGCATGTTAATGAAGATATTGATCGCGACAAATGTTCCACTACAGATCGCCAGCGCAATGAAATTAAAACTTACGCTCCTTCTCCTGATAATCTTAAAGGAGTAATAGGAGAAACTGTGGAATACAAATGGAAATTTAAAATAGATGCCAACTTTCAACCTTCCGGAAGTTTTACTCATTTTCATCAATTAAAATCTGTTGGAGCAGATTCTGCAGAAGAAAGTCAGCCGCTGATTACCTTAACTGCTAGAAAGGCAAGTCCGGATCGATTAGAATTAAGATATGCACCTACTACTTCACAATCTACCCTTACTACAGTCGATCTATCTGTATTAAAAGGAAATTGGGTTGAAGTTATTGAAACTGTTACCTATGGAGAAACTGGAAATGCTTCTTATAGCATTATCATCACTAATGTAGATTCGGGATCAGAAATATTAAACTACTCTTCAACTGAACTTAGAATGTGGAAGACAAATGCAGATTTCATTAGGCCAAAATGGGGAATATATAGAAGTTTAAATTCTGCCTCAGATTTAAGAGATGAAGAAGTATTGTATGCTAACTTTTCCGTAACTGAAAACCCTACGCTCTCTGTACCGACAATATCAGAAAAAGAATTGTTTGATGTATTTCCGAACCCAACTAAATCAGTCATAAATTTTAATTTTTTCGAGAACACAAATGACTACACAATATCAGTTATAAGTGGATCGGGAAAAATTGTCAAGAAACCACAAGAATTAAAAACTACTGATCAGTTAGATATTAGTGATCTTTCTAATGGAGTCTATTTTATAAAAATTATTGATAAGCAAACTAATACCTTTTCTATAAAGAAAATTGTAAAAATAGATTAATAGAAAGTTTAAAATAAAAAACAACATATTATGAAATTTGCTTTTGTACTATTTGCTCTTTTGACATACATTTCTTCTTATGCTCAGGTTTCTCTTACTGCTGATGGCCCAGGAAACACATATGAGCTTATTACTTCTAAATTGGCTCCAGGATATAATCCTATAGAAGCGCCAGGTATGGTAAGAAAAGATTGTGATAACCATCTTAATTATGGTGAGCACATTAGTGAAGTTTATGATGATGAACTCGCTAAGAATGTATTTAAATTTGTCATTCATGTTAAAGAAGACAATGACCGTTGCAAAACTTTTGATAGACAACGTAATGAAATAAAAAGCTATAAATCATCACCAGATAATCTAAAAGCTACGATTGGGGAAACTGTAGAGTACAAATGGAAATTCAAGATAGATAAAAACTTTAAGCCATCTAAGAACTTTACGCACCTCCATCAATTAAAATCTGTAGGAGAAACAGAAAAAGCAAAACCTATTATCACCCTTACAGCTAGAAAAGGAAGTGTTGATAAATTAGAGCTTAGACATTCTAGCGGAAAAGATCAAAATACACTTAAAAAAGTAGATTTGGACCTATTAAGAGGTAATTGGGTAATGGTTACAGAAAAAGTTACTTACGGAAACTTAGGTAAAACCTCTTACGATATATCTATCGCCAATATAAAAACAGGAAAAATAATTTTGGAATACCAGAGTACTAACCTACAAATATGGAATGCAGGTGCAGAATTCGTTAGACCAAAATGGGGAATCTATAGGAGTTTAAAAAACGCACAAAACCTTAGAGATGAAGAAGTACTATTTGCAGATTTTTCTATTAAAGAAAGTAAATAATTGACATTAGCAGAATTAATCACCTATAAAAATATTTTTTCGCTCTACAGATCAAAGACTCTACTTAAATTAAACCCAAAGAAAAAATCACCATCTCCCCAATCTCCAGATCCTTGACCTAAGAAACCATTTTCAAACATAGGTTGTGCATTTGTAAAATGAACCTGAAATACATGACCTCCTGTTTCTATATCAAAACCTATTGATAATGGATTTTTAAAAGTAGAAGTACTACTTCTATTAAAATGATATCCGTAATCTACATTAAGACTAAAACGTTTCGTTAATTTGTAACGACCTCCTACTCCCATAATAAACTGAGAATTATCCTGATCATCAAATCTAACAAAATTTTCATGTAAATAAGACGGTGCTAGTTCTAATGAAAGCCTTTTGCTAAACTTTCTAGAAATTAAAACTTGAGACACATAAGATAATCTATTATTAAATTCTAATTTAGGTAATTGATTTTTTTCTAAACCTGTATTAATCGTTAATAAATTATATCCAACAATAGTAAAAGGGAATCCGTTTTTTTTCTGTCTTGTTAATCTATACTTAATATGAGCTCCATAGGTTTTTTGAAAAGAGCTACGAGCGAAACCAACATTTAATCCATCAGTAATACCATAAATAAACTTAAGTTGAGTGACAGCCTGATCCAACCCGAAGAGATCATCAATACCATTTTCTACACTCCCGAAACGGTGAGCAACTACAAAAAATAGGCTTCGTTTATTAACCAATTTTGTGGATTCAAAATTCACAACCTTAAGTCCCTTAAAAGTAGATGTGACATAATTATCTTCCTGAACATCAGACTCTAACTCATTTAACAAGTCATCTTGAGCAAGTGTAATATATGGTAGTAAAAATAAAATGAATAAGAGTTTTCTCATGAACATGATTTTAAAATACTAATAAAAAGAAATTATTTAATAATTGATGCTTGGTCTAGCTTAACTACTTCCAGCAGTTCGTCATAACCGATGCACCTACCCTTTATGGTATATTTTGATTGTAAACTAGATCCGGCAATATTATGATCAACATCAAAAGTACAATATGCAGCTTCATTGAGCATTAAAGAATTATCTTCTATTTCGGTCACTTCTCCTTTAACAATAATTGTTTTATTTAAATACTTTTTAGAAGCCGTATCAGGACTTTCTGAAAATTCTCTTGCCAAATCAGTAGCATCAACTGTAAATTCAGCCTTTTCCTCCTGAATATCCCTATGAGATTGATACACATATTTATATCCAACAAAAGCCGTAATACCTAAAATTAAAATTACTATGAGCAGTTTTTTCATTGTGTATTTTCTGTTTAAACTTGTTTTAAAAGTATGAAAATTATCGACCTAATGAAACATATTTTTGCATATCAATTAAATTTGATCTAATTTTTACCTTCCAAAACTAGAACTCAATAGGCAATTTATGAAAATATATATTTCGAAATTTTTAATTTTTTGTGCAATTTTATTCAACATAAGTTGTGAAAATGATAGCGAAAAAGATTTAATAGATATTACTCCTGTTACTGTGGTGACTTATGACAATAATGTAAAATCTATTATTGACAATAACTGCACCTCTTGTCATACTGACCCACCGATTAACTTTGCTCCAATGCCACTTTTAACTTTTGATCAAGTAAAAGAAGCTGTAGATAATAGAGCATTACTTGATAGAGTTTCTTCAGAAGATATTAGTTTTTTGATGCCTTCTGGTGGACCTAGATTACCACAAGCTACCATCGATATTATATTACAATGGAATACTGATGGATTATTAGAACAATAAAACCGCATACCCATGAAAAATCTCTTATTCTTTTTGTTAATGCTTGTTTCAGGATCTATTCTTGCGCAAGGAAAATTTATTACCAAGAAAGGTACTATTAGTTTTGAAGCTTCTGTACCATCTTTCGAAGAAGTAAAAGCGAAAAACAGTACCGTAACTGCTATTTTAAATACAGATAATGGTGACTTTGCAGCTTTAGCCTTAATTAAAGGTTTCAGGTTTAAAAATGCTTTGATGGAAGAACATTTTAATGAAAACTATATTGAATCTGACGATTATCCGAAAGCTACTTTTAAAGGTAAACTTGTAGATTTTGATAACAGTAATATTCAAAATGAATACATGATTAAAGGAACATTATCATTACATGGAAAAACAAAAGAAATCGAGGTAAAATGCATAGTCAACAAAGATGGTGATGATACAATTTCTATCTCTTCATCCTTTGTTACAAAACCTGAAGAGTTCGATATTAAAATTCCAAGTATCGTTAGTAAAAAGATCGCTGATGATATTTCGGTATCACTAAATTTTATTTTAAAAAAGAAATAATTTTTAATATTTCACTTTTTTCAACTTGAAATATTCCTTTTTTAAATCTAATTTTTCCTTTTTAGTACTTTTTTATTGAAAGCATGTACCATAATCCTGTTTATTAGCACTAATAAACTGTTTGAATATTGTTCTATTTAATCATTAATATATATAACCAACAATTATGTAAATAACTATACAATCAACATATTTAGATTCAAACACACTAATTAGTTATTTAAAAATCATATTATTTTTTAATAACGCTCTAATTAAAACTCAACTCTCTGTGAAATCTCTTAAAACGTTGCTATATTTTTCCATTTTTAAATATCCTCTTTCGGCCGAAGAAGTTTATTTGTTTTCTGCTGCATCCGATCAAAATGAAATCAAAAACGAATTAGAATATCTCAAAAAAAAGGGAGTTATTTCTTATGACAACAGTTATTATTTTCTGGATGGAAACTTACAATCTGTTTCTCGACGTATAGAGGGAAATAAAATGGCCAAATCAGTTATGCAAAAAGCAATTAAAAAAGGTACTTTAATTGCTAAGTTCCCTTATGTAAAAGCTGTTGGTATTTCTGGTGCTTTGTCTAAAAATTATCATGATAAAGATGGTGATGTTGATTTTTTTGTGATTACAAAATCAGAACGGCTTTGGGTTTCAAGAACACTATTAATGTTGTACAAAAAAATATTCTTATTCAATTCCAGAAAGTTCTTTTGTATCAATTACTTTATATCTGAAAGTTCATTGGAAATATCAGAAAAAAACATATTTACAGCTACCGAATTATTAACTTTAATTCCGGTTTCTGGAGACTTCAGTAGTTTTTACAAACAAAATCAATGGGTTTCTAACTTTTTACCCAATTTAGAAATAGGTAAATCTTCCATAAAAAACTTAAAAAACAAACCCTTAATAACTAAAACAATAGAATTAATACTTAACACTAAAATCGGAAATAGTTTAGAACGTATTTTTCTAAAAATGACATTAAAAAAGTGGAATACTAAATTTAAAACTTTACGCAAAGATGATTTTGACATAGCAATGAAATCAACAGGTGGGGTATCCAAACATCATCCTAGAAATTTTCAGAAAAAGGTCATTGACAGGTTAAACAAACGGTACAATGAATTTCAATTAAAATATAATATCGAATTAGAAAAAGAGCATGCTTGATATATTGTTTTCACATTCTTATTACTACCCTTTAGATCTTAAACAATGGAAGAATCAAACACCTTATCCTCCATTAGGAACTATATACGCTGCTTCTTTAATGAGAGAAAAGGGTTTTATGGTTGATCTTTTTGACACCAACCTAAGAGACAATCCATATGATATTGAAAAAGAGATCATAAAAAAGAAACCTAAATATCTGGTACTATTTGATGATGGTTTTAATTACTTGACAAAAATGTGCTTAACCACTATGCGTGAAGCTGCTTTTGAAATGATGAGAATCGGAAAAAGTCATAATTGCACCATAATTGTCAACAGTTCTGACGCTACGGATCATTATCCTAAATATTTATACAATGGCGCCGATTATATTATCCAAGGAGAAGGAGAACTGGCTTTATTAGAACTCGTATCAGCTCTTAAAAATGACCAAGCAATAGACAAAATTAAAAGCCTTGTATATAAAAAAGCTGAAAACACTGTTACTAATCCTAAACGAGAAGTTTTAAAAAAACTAGATGAATTACCTATGCCTGCTTGGGATCTGGTGGACATTAATTCTTATAAAAAAGTATGGATCAATGGTGGAAAAGAATTTACTCTTAACCTTGCCACTACCAGAGGTTGTCCGTTTAAATGTAACTGGTGTGCTAAACCTATTTATGGTAATCGGTATAATACACACTCTCCAGAATATATTGTAAAACATATACAATATTTGCAAAAAAACTATGACGTGGAACGTTTCTGGATGTGTGATGATATTTTTGGTTTAACACCAGGATGGGTGCAAGATTTTAATTTAGAATTAAAAAACACAAATACTACACTAAAATATTACATACAAAGTAGAGTTGATTTATTACTTAAAGAAGATACTATCAATGCACTCGCAGAATCTGGTTTGCAAGAAGTTTGGGTCGGAGCAGAAAGTGGCTCTCAATCGATACTTGACGCGATGGATAAAGGAACTAAAGTAGAGGAAATATATAATGCTACAATTTTATTAAAGGAAAAAAATATTCGGGTAGCATTTTTTATTCAATTTGGCTATCTAGGTGAAACCAAAAATGATATTTCGAAAACTATAAAAATGATAAAAGAACTAGTTCCCGATGATTTAGGTATATCTGTTTCCTATCCACTTCCTGGTACTAAGTTTTATGATAAAGTAAAAGATGATCTTCGGTTTAAAGCAAATTGGACAGACTCGGATGATTTAGCCATGATGTTTAAGAGCACATATAATTCTAAATATTACAAAAAATTGCATAGGTACGTGCATAAGGAATATAGAAAAAGTCAGGGATTACAGTTCTTAAAAACGATATTAAAAAGTCCTTCTAAACTTTCTACAAATGCGCTAAAAAGAATATCATATTTATTGTACTACTTTCCAAGTGCATATATGGATGCACAAATTTTAAAAAGAATGGAACATCTCAATGAATGAAAGTTTCGACATAGCGGCAGTAACTTATGATAGTACTTTTACTAACAGCAAAATTGGTGAACTCCAAAGAAACCTTGTACACGAGCATTTAATAAAAATACTACCAATCAATCAAAAATTGGATATTCTTGAAATTAATTGTGGAACAGGTCATGATGGCATATGGTTAGCTAACCGAGGTCATCGTGTTATTGCTACGGATATATCCTTAGAAATGATTTCGATAGCTCGATCAAAACAACAGAATAACAATAGTAATGTAAAGTTTGAGCAATTAGATATTAACAAACTAGAAACTTTTAGTTATGAACATTCTTTCGATTTGATATTTTCAGATTTTGGAGGATTAAATTGTCTTTCTCCGAATCAATTAACTCAATTTTTTATTACCGCTGAGAAAAAGTTAAAACCAAACGGCCAGATTATTGGAGTTATTATGCCCAAGCATTGTATTGTAGAAAACAGTTATTTTATAATAAAAGGAGATTTAAAAAAAGCTTTTAGGAGAAACACCAATAATGCGGTAATGGCAAATGTAGATGGAACCGATGTCGCAACTTGGTACTATGATCCAAAAAATATAAAAAAAACAACTAGGAACTTATTCTCCATTGACAAAGTAGCTCCTATTGGATTTTGTATTCCTCCTTCCTATTTAGAGCCTTTTTTTAAAAACAAATTAAGAATTTTAAGAGTTTTAAAAAATCTTGATATATTTTTTAATCGTTTTTCATTTCTATCAAAATATAGTGATCACTATTTAATCTCTCTATCTAAAAAATGAGCATTGTTCTTACCCACGCATATTATCTTAGTACTGATCCTAAAGAGCAAAGGATTATGAAACCTTATCCTCCTTTGGGACAACTTTATATTTCTGGGTATTTAAAGGAACAAGGTTTAGAAAATTATGTTTTTGACACTACTTTTAGCTCTAAAAAAGAACAATTGAGTTTTATAGCATCTAAAAAACCAGATGTAGTAGCTATATATGCGAACTTAATGACTAAAGTAGAAGTCATTAAACTTATCCAAATTCTGACAACAGAAGCTACCTATGGTTTTCCAAAAATAGTACTAGGAGGTCCCGATGTAACATACAATACTGAAAATTACTTAAGATCTGGCGCTCAATATATCGTAATTGGTGAAGGAGAAGAAACTTTATATGAACTTCATCAAGCAATTAAAGAAAAAACTGATATAAAAGCTGTTCCAGGAATTGCATATTTAGATAATAACAAAGTAATAAAAACTACTGCCAGAATAAAAATGAAAGATTTATCGTTGCTTCCACTCCCGAATCGAGAAGCTATCGATATGCAAAAATATCTTGATACTTGGAAAAACAACCATGGGCAAAGTTCTATGACCATTAGTACTCAGCGTGGTTGCCCATATACCTGTAAATGGTGTAGTACAGCAGTTTACGGACAGAGTTATCGTAGAAGACCCGCTAGTCTTGTAGCACAAGAATTAGCGATGCTTAAAAGAGAATACAATCCTGATACCATTTGGTTTGTAGATGATGTATTTACAGTAAGTCATAAATGGTTAGCTGAATTTCATAAAGAAGTGATACAACAAGATGCTGTTATTCCTTTTGAGTGTATTACCCGTGCAGAACGATTAAATGATGAAGTTTTACAACAGTTAAAAGAAGCCGGTTGTTATCGGATATGGATTGGAGCAGAAAGTGGTTCACAAAAAATAGTGGATGCAATGGATAGACGAGTAAAAGTTGAAACCGTAAGAGAAGCCATCCAGAAAACGAACCAATTAGGTATCGAAACAGGAACTTTTATCATGGTAGGATACCCTGGTGAAGATGAAAAAGATATTGCAGAAACCATACATCATCTAAAAGTAGCAAATCCTACTCATTTTACTATCACTGTTGCTTATCCCATAAAAGGGACTTCTTTATATAATGAAATTGAAAACGATATTACAGTACAACCAGATTGGAATACCTCAACAGATAGAGATATTGATTTTAAAAGAACGTATCATCGTAAATTCTATGATTTTGCTGTAAGAAGAATTGTTAACGAAGTAAACTATTTTAAAAACAAGAACAACATAACAGAAAAATTAAAATTAAAAGTAAAATCGATCGCCGCTTTACTACTAATGAAGTATTATAAATTGAGATAGCATTCTTTATTTAAAAATGGACGATATATGATTAGTGTTGTGATACCAACCAGAAATAGATTAGAATCTTTAAACAGAGTATTAAATTCTTTATATAATCAGACTCTAAAACCTAAAGAGATTATCATTATTGATTCCAGTGATCAAGTTTTTACTGCTAAAGATCTTATTAAATCTCCTAA
This genomic interval carries:
- a CDS encoding heparin lyase I family protein, which encodes MKFAFVLFALLTYISSYAQVSLTADGPGNTYELITSKLAPGYNPIEAPGMVRKDCDNHLNYGEHISEVYDDELAKNVFKFVIHVKEDNDRCKTFDRQRNEIKSYKSSPDNLKATIGETVEYKWKFKIDKNFKPSKNFTHLHQLKSVGETEKAKPIITLTARKGSVDKLELRHSSGKDQNTLKKVDLDLLRGNWVMVTEKVTYGNLGKTSYDISIANIKTGKIILEYQSTNLQIWNAGAEFVRPKWGIYRSLKNAQNLRDEEVLFADFSIKESK
- a CDS encoding T9SS type A sorting domain-containing protein → MKPFTIIFILFISFGTQAQVTLDADGPGNTYELINSVFAPTSGNVIEAPGITGSTCDNHSTYSGTDGNRHIDEVFNTDLGVNVFRFIMHVNEDIDRDKCSTTDRQRNEIKTYAPSPDNLKGVIGETVEYKWKFKIDANFQPSGSFTHFHQLKSVGADSAEESQPLITLTARKASPDRLELRYAPTTSQSTLTTVDLSVLKGNWVEVIETVTYGETGNASYSIIITNVDSGSEILNYSSTELRMWKTNADFIRPKWGIYRSLNSASDLRDEEVLYANFSVTENPTLSVPTISEKELFDVFPNPTKSVINFNFFENTNDYTISVISGSGKIVKKPQELKTTDQLDISDLSNGVYFIKIIDKQTNTFSIKKIVKID
- a CDS encoding YceI family protein, with amino-acid sequence MKNLLFFLLMLVSGSILAQGKFITKKGTISFEASVPSFEEVKAKNSTVTAILNTDNGDFAALALIKGFRFKNALMEEHFNENYIESDDYPKATFKGKLVDFDNSNIQNEYMIKGTLSLHGKTKEIEVKCIVNKDGDDTISISSSFVTKPEEFDIKIPSIVSKKIADDISVSLNFILKKK
- a CDS encoding bifunctional 4-hydroxy-2-oxoglutarate aldolase/2-dehydro-3-deoxy-phosphogluconate aldolase; translated protein: MAKYTRIEVAQVMGNTGVVPLFYHKDIDIVKKVIKASYDGGARVFEFTNRGDHAQDIFTEISKWIENELPGMILGIGSVVDPGTASLFIQKGANFIVSPILNPEIAKVCNRRKIAWLPGCATLTEINYAEELGAEIVKIFPAAQIGGADFVKGIKAPCPWTSIMPSGGVSPEEKNLTDWFNAGVHCVGMGSKLIAKDESGNFDYDKITELTKSSLKIVKDLKSSNH
- a CDS encoding nucleotidyltransferase → MKSLKTLLYFSIFKYPLSAEEVYLFSAASDQNEIKNELEYLKKKGVISYDNSYYFLDGNLQSVSRRIEGNKMAKSVMQKAIKKGTLIAKFPYVKAVGISGALSKNYHDKDGDVDFFVITKSERLWVSRTLLMLYKKIFLFNSRKFFCINYFISESSLEISEKNIFTATELLTLIPVSGDFSSFYKQNQWVSNFLPNLEIGKSSIKNLKNKPLITKTIELILNTKIGNSLERIFLKMTLKKWNTKFKTLRKDDFDIAMKSTGGVSKHHPRNFQKKVIDRLNKRYNEFQLKYNIELEKEHA
- a CDS encoding radical SAM protein yields the protein MLDILFSHSYYYPLDLKQWKNQTPYPPLGTIYAASLMREKGFMVDLFDTNLRDNPYDIEKEIIKKKPKYLVLFDDGFNYLTKMCLTTMREAAFEMMRIGKSHNCTIIVNSSDATDHYPKYLYNGADYIIQGEGELALLELVSALKNDQAIDKIKSLVYKKAENTVTNPKREVLKKLDELPMPAWDLVDINSYKKVWINGGKEFTLNLATTRGCPFKCNWCAKPIYGNRYNTHSPEYIVKHIQYLQKNYDVERFWMCDDIFGLTPGWVQDFNLELKNTNTTLKYYIQSRVDLLLKEDTINALAESGLQEVWVGAESGSQSILDAMDKGTKVEEIYNATILLKEKNIRVAFFIQFGYLGETKNDISKTIKMIKELVPDDLGISVSYPLPGTKFYDKVKDDLRFKANWTDSDDLAMMFKSTYNSKYYKKLHRYVHKEYRKSQGLQFLKTILKSPSKLSTNALKRISYLLYYFPSAYMDAQILKRMEHLNE
- a CDS encoding sugar kinase, translated to MKKVVTFGEVLMRIAPLGNKKLKQSNQLEYYFGGTEANVAISLAQFGNNTQHITAVSNDFVGDAAKSYLQKLGVDTGLIIDSRHPLGLYFLEVGAVMRSSTIAYNRSNSAFCNINPDEINWEKALENCDWFHWTGITPALSLNAFKALKQGLEIANKKGITISADPAYRSGLWNYGHEAKDILNELVALSNIFIGGPNEINELLDTSFSFTNEDFIEASKALLQKYSNIRGVFDKTRVSLNASWHKIKARMWNGQEFSETNELEITHVVDRIGTGDAYAAGLIQGLLHYDDIKALQFANASCALKHTIEGDANLVTEADVLSIIEGNISGRIKR
- a CDS encoding T9SS type A sorting domain-containing protein; protein product: MKNLLLICIMFTMSFAFAQIPSGSGVYLNKLIVSPNGDDLTNEYIEIRGTPDAVIPSDLYLINVEGDGEASRDDYGEVGEVIQLGDGTRTFGSNGFLAIVANYTDENTNVVTTNPYTSVIAAGTTIVTIELIGNDVTGSSSSNVSSFTPDIGYDGNFEDWSATYMLVQAPSDPSGVDIDADNDGVIDATGDHTMWTRYDSVSFLDEDDLLDSGDNGEFGYGQIIVVRDLAENSSNGIFTDTGATVIENTGSNVHFWGRQGTSTGFTTSDWIAASFDGTGPNWEFSGNTARVSPAEFASYIIPSEIYGALNPTAATLSITEQELTDDISFFPNPTTNVINVSSKNDIISSIEVVDVTGKILVQKENNLDVIDLTSFSTGLYYMNIYGDGAKITKAIVKN
- a CDS encoding DUF5777 family beta-barrel protein, which translates into the protein MRKLLFILFLLPYITLAQDDLLNELESDVQEDNYVTSTFKGLKVVNFESTKLVNKRSLFFVVAHRFGSVENGIDDLFGLDQAVTQLKFIYGITDGLNVGFARSSFQKTYGAHIKYRLTRQKKNGFPFTIVGYNLLTINTGLEKNQLPKLEFNNRLSYVSQVLISRKFSKRLSLELAPSYLHENFVRFDDQDNSQFIMGVGGRYKLTKRFSLNVDYGYHFNRSSTSTFKNPLSIGFDIETGGHVFQVHFTNAQPMFENGFLGQGSGDWGDGDFFFGFNLSRVFDL